The Glycine max cultivar Williams 82 chromosome 12, Glycine_max_v4.0, whole genome shotgun sequence genome window below encodes:
- the LOC100816275 gene encoding cytochrome P450 89A2 — MITHSYMETLFIFTILCLCLSVILKAICNVLFSPFPPGPPKCSFRLLRQYLTDPKTILQKLHAKYGSIFAVHFGYSHADIFIANRFLAHQALIQHGTVFADRPKANPTNKIISSNQHDILFSFYGPKWRLLRRNLTSRILHPSQVKSYAHARKWVLDMLLQNLKSDSDASNPIRVIDHFQYGMFCLLVLMCFGDKLDEKQIREIEDSQRDMLVSFARYSVLNLWPSITRILFWKRWKEFLQKRRDQEAVLIPHINARKKAKEERFGNSSSEFVLSYVDTLLDLQMLEDEVGIKLDDGKICTLCSEFLNAGSDTTSTALEWIMANLVKNPEIQERVVEEIRVVMVRREKDNQVKEEDLHKLPYLKAVILEGLRRHPPLHFVAPHRVTKDVVLDGYLVPTYASVNFLVAEIGRDPTAWDDPMAFKPERFMNNGEQNGGTTFDIMGSKEIKMMPFGAGRRMCPGYALAILHLEYFVANFVWNFEWKAVDGDDVDLSEKLKFTTVMKNPLKVHILPRQQ, encoded by the coding sequence ATGATCACTCACTCATACATGGAAACGTTgttcatttttacaattttgtgTCTTTGCCTTTCAGTGATTCTCAAAGCCATATGTAACGTTCTATTTTCTCCCTTCCCTCCTGGGCCTCCCAAATGCAGCTTTAGATTGCTACGACAATACCTCACCGATCCCAAGACCATTCTTCAAAAGCTCCATGCAAAGTATGGTTCAATTTTCGCTGTTCACTTTGGTTATTCTCACGCAGACATTTTCATTGCAAATCGCTTTCTTGCACACCAAGCTTTGATCCAACATGGCACCGTTTTCGCTGATCGCCCCAAGGCTAATCCTACAAACAAGATTATCAGTAGCAACCAACATGACATCCTTTTTAGCTTCTATGGCCCCAAATGGCGCCTCCTTAGGCGCAACCTCACTTCAAGAATCCTTCACCCCTCACAGGTTAAGTCCTATGCACATGCACGCAAATGGGTCTTAGACATGCTCCTACAAAACCTTAAATCTGATTCAGATGCAAGTAACCCCATAAGGGTCATTGATCACTTTCAATATGGCATGTTCTGCTTGCTGGTTTTGATGTGCTTTGGTGACAAACTCGATGAGAAGCAAATAAGGGAAATTGAGGACAGTCAGCGTGACATGCTTGTGAGCTTTGCTAGGTACAGTGTCTTGAATCTTTGGCCATCAATCACAAGGATTTTGTTCTGGAAGAGGTGGAAGGAGTTCTTGCAGAAGCGGAGAGACCAAGAAGCTGTGTTGATTCCTCACATCAACGCTCGAAAGAAGGCTAAGGAAGAGAGATTCGGCAATAGCTCAAGTGAGTTTGTTTTGTCATATGTTGACACTTTGTTGGATTTGCAAATGTTGGAAGATGAGGTTGGGATCAAGCTTGATGATGGTAAAATTTGCACCTTATGTTCGGAGTTTCTGAATGCTGGATCAGATACAACTTCAACTGCATTGGAATGGATCATGGCAAATTTGGTGAAAAACCCCGAAATCCAAGAAAGGGTTGTGGAGGAAATTAGAGTGGTCATGGTTCGTAGAGAGAAGGATAACCAAGTGAAGGAAGAGGATTTGCATAAATTGCCTTATCTCAAGGCTGTGATTTTGGAAGGGTTGAGGCGTCACCCACCATTACACTTTGTGGCTCCTCATAGGGTAACTAAGGATGTTGTTTTAGATGGTTATTTGGTGCCTACTTATGCCTCTGTGAATTTCTTGGTGGCTGAGATAGGGAGGGACCCAACAGCTTGGGATGACCCTATGGCCTTTAAGCCAGAGAGGTTCATGAACAATGGTGAACAAAATGGAGGCACAACTTTTGACATAATGGGAAGTAAAGAGATCAAGATGATGCCGTTTGGGGCAGGGAGGAGAATGTGTCCTGGCTATGCTTTGGCAATTTTGCACTTAGAGTACTTTGTGGCCAATTTTGTTTGGAATTTTGAGTGGAAGGCTGTGGATGGAGATGATGTTGATCTGTCAGAGAAGCTGAAATTCACAACCGTAATGAAGAATCCTTTGAAGGTTCATATATTACCTAGGCAACAATAG
- the LOC100809859 gene encoding embryogenesis-associated protein EMB8 has protein sequence MIFFFSKRKIVDPMARSVVGSLPLFSRPYNNNVLFTPLHLSFSARHVTSSAVTMPSFEVLGGARDRFLPVLPHLSRPYHAFPLLAANRHIETIFASFFRSVPDVRLRRECLRTQDGGAVALDWVSGDDRRLPPDSPLLILLPGLTGGSGDAYVRHMLVRARSKGCRVVVFNSRGCGDSPVTTPQFYSASFLGDMREVVSHVTGRYPNANVYAIGWSLGANILVRYLGQESHNCPLSGAVSLCNPFNLVVADEDFRKGFNIIYDKALSKALRKIFNKHVLLFEDIGGEYNIPLAANAKSVREFDDALTRVSFGFKSVDEYYSNSSSSDSIKHVRTPLLCIQAANDPIAPNRGIPREDIEENPNCLLIVTPKGGHLGWVAGDEAPLGAPWTDPLVMDFIQYLESEAVKTPETNSNPGSKETLYHLEV, from the exons atgattttttttttttcaaaaaggaagATAGTCGATCCAATGGCAAGGTCAGTGGTGGGGTCCTTACCCCTTTTTTCTCGCCCATACAATAACAATGTACTATTCACACCCCTCCACTTGTCCTTCTCCGCCCGCCACGTCACCTCCTCCGCCGTAACCATGCCCTCCTTCGAAGTCCTCGGCGGCGCACGTGACCGTTTTCTCCCTGTTCTCCCCCACTTGTCTCGCCCCTATCATGCTTTTCCTCTTCTCGCCGCCAACCGCCACATCGAAACCATCTTCGCCTCCTTCTTCCGCTCAGTCCCCGACGTCAGGCTCCGCCGCGAGTGCCTCAGGACCCAGGACGGCGGCGCCGTCGCCCTCGACTGGGTCTCCGGCGACGACCGTCGCTTGCCCCCCGATTCTCCACTCCTCATCTTGTTG CCAGGTTTAACCGGAGGTAGTGGGGATGCTTACGTGAGACACATGTTAGTTAGAGCTCGAAGCAAAGGTTGTCGTGTTGTCGTGTTTAATAGCCGCGGCTGTGGAGATAGCCCTGTTACTACTCCTCAG TTCTATTCGGCTTCATTTTTGGGAGATATGCGTGAGGTTGTTTCCCATGTCACTGGTAGATACCCCAATGCTAATGTATATGCCATAGGGTGGTCACTTGGGGCCAACATTCTTGTTCGTTACTTGGGTCAG GAATCGCACAATTGTCCACTTTCTGGTGCTGTATCGTTGTGTAATCCTTTCAATTTGGTTGTGGCTGATGAGGACTTCCGAAAGGGCTTTAACATTATTTATGACAAGGCCCTTTCAAAGGCTCTTCGCAAGATTTTCAACAA GCATGTTTTACTCTTTGAAGATATTGGTGGTGAATATAACATTCCACTGGCAGCCAATGCCAAGTCTGTTAGGGAGTTTGATGATGCACTGACCCGTG TTTCTTTTGGATTCAAGTCTGTGGACGAATACTATTCTAATTCAAGCAGTTCAGATTCCATAAAACATGTTAGAACCCCTTTGCTTTGCATCCAG gCAGCCAATGATCCGATTGCTCCAAATAGGGGAATTCCTCGTGAAGATATCGAG GAAAATCCAAACTGCTTGTTAATAGTGACACCCAAAGGTGGCCATCTAGGGTGGGTTGCTGGTGATGAAGCTCCACTGGGAGCTCCTTGGACTGATCCTTTGGTAATGGACTTTATTCAATATTTGGAGAGTGAAGCAGTTAAGACTCCAGAAACTAATAGTAATCCTGGTAGTAAAGAGACCTTGTACCATCTTGAAGTATAA
- the LOC102664077 gene encoding uncharacterized protein isoform X2: MKELTSDGNLCMVKLSLDETDVYSNWGDFSFTIQRTGTSSFLQMHPNMVWADFQSIMSMKTNNAVDACGVSTQTVLYLYRRGKRGGLVVTECKRNRGDKEANAVTMAHYFANSDDDKDIGLSVVAKIRAALNGKLDVTVEGPEQHPAFSLLHMFDEVNRTRSWKPAIFSHCAANIRGAREPGNRQNVRIIDNGDCEKYMGGPIGCHIERYEDHRRLVLSDSEDILPRRARAHRQKARGIVNGARLMGNDRRSMFLQPEDDDTDDGDGVRFPRCSGNISVNIAQEHKLFFQPAANPFINK; this comes from the exons ATGAAGGAATTAACGAG TGACGGTAATCTCTGCATGGTAAAGTTGAGCCTGGATGAAACTGATGTGTATTCAAACTGGGGTGATTTCAGCTTTACCATACAAAGAACTGGAACATCCAGTTTTCTTCAGATGCACCCCAACATGGTGTGGGCGGATTTTCAATCCATTATGTCGATGAAGACCAACAACGCCGTTGATGCATGTGGCGTCTCTACGCAAACGGTACTTTACTTGTATAGGAGAGGAAAGAGGGGGGGTCTTGTTGTTACGGAGTGCAAGAGAAATAGAGGGGATAAAGAGGCTAATGCGGTGACCATGGCACACTACTTTGCTAACAGTGACGATGACAAAGATATCGGGCTTTCTGTTGTTGCCAAGATTCGTGCTGCATTAAATGGAAAATTGGATGTAACTGTTGAAGGCCCTGAGCAACACCCTGCTTTTTCACTACTTCACATGTTTGATGAAGTTAATAGAACCAGGAGTTGGAAGCCTGCTATTTTCTCTCATTGTGCTGCCAACATTCGTGGTGCCAGAGAACCAGGTAACCGGCAAAATGTAAGAATAATTGACAATGGTGACTGTGAAAAGTACATGGGGGGTCCTATTGGTTGTCACATTGAAAGATATGAGGATCATAGAAGGCTTGTGCTCTCTGACAGTGAAGACATATTACCACGTCGTGCTCGTGCCCACCGGCAAAAGGCAAGAGGAATTGTCAATGGTGCAAGGCTCATGGGAAATGATCGCCGGTCAATGTTTTTGCAGCCCGAGGACGACGACACTGACGACGGCGATGGAGTTCGATTTCCACGATGTAGTGGCAACATCAGTGTTAACATTGCTCAAGAGCACAAGTTATTCTTCCAGCCTGCTGCTAATCCCTTTATCAACAAGTAA
- the LOC102664077 gene encoding uncharacterized protein isoform X3 produces the protein MKELTSFTIQRTGTSSFLQMHPNMVWADFQSIMSMKTNNAVDACGVSTQTVLYLYRRGKRGGLVVTECKRNRGDKEANAVTMAHYFANSDDDKDIGLSVVAKIRAALNGKLDVTVEGPEQHPAFSLLHMFDEVNRTRSWKPAIFSHCAANIRGAREPGNRQNVRIIDNGDCEKYMGGPIGCHIERYEDHRRLVLSDSEDILPRRARAHRQKARGIVNGARLMGNDRRSMFLQPEDDDTDDGDGVRFPRCSGNISVNIAQEHKLFFQPAANPFINK, from the exons ATGAAGGAATTAACGAG CTTTACCATACAAAGAACTGGAACATCCAGTTTTCTTCAGATGCACCCCAACATGGTGTGGGCGGATTTTCAATCCATTATGTCGATGAAGACCAACAACGCCGTTGATGCATGTGGCGTCTCTACGCAAACGGTACTTTACTTGTATAGGAGAGGAAAGAGGGGGGGTCTTGTTGTTACGGAGTGCAAGAGAAATAGAGGGGATAAAGAGGCTAATGCGGTGACCATGGCACACTACTTTGCTAACAGTGACGATGACAAAGATATCGGGCTTTCTGTTGTTGCCAAGATTCGTGCTGCATTAAATGGAAAATTGGATGTAACTGTTGAAGGCCCTGAGCAACACCCTGCTTTTTCACTACTTCACATGTTTGATGAAGTTAATAGAACCAGGAGTTGGAAGCCTGCTATTTTCTCTCATTGTGCTGCCAACATTCGTGGTGCCAGAGAACCAGGTAACCGGCAAAATGTAAGAATAATTGACAATGGTGACTGTGAAAAGTACATGGGGGGTCCTATTGGTTGTCACATTGAAAGATATGAGGATCATAGAAGGCTTGTGCTCTCTGACAGTGAAGACATATTACCACGTCGTGCTCGTGCCCACCGGCAAAAGGCAAGAGGAATTGTCAATGGTGCAAGGCTCATGGGAAATGATCGCCGGTCAATGTTTTTGCAGCCCGAGGACGACGACACTGACGACGGCGATGGAGTTCGATTTCCACGATGTAGTGGCAACATCAGTGTTAACATTGCTCAAGAGCACAAGTTATTCTTCCAGCCTGCTGCTAATCCCTTTATCAACAAGTAA
- the LOC102664077 gene encoding uncharacterized protein isoform X1 → MKELTSLTKYVDSDGNLCMVKLSLDETDVYSNWGDFSFTIQRTGTSSFLQMHPNMVWADFQSIMSMKTNNAVDACGVSTQTVLYLYRRGKRGGLVVTECKRNRGDKEANAVTMAHYFANSDDDKDIGLSVVAKIRAALNGKLDVTVEGPEQHPAFSLLHMFDEVNRTRSWKPAIFSHCAANIRGAREPGNRQNVRIIDNGDCEKYMGGPIGCHIERYEDHRRLVLSDSEDILPRRARAHRQKARGIVNGARLMGNDRRSMFLQPEDDDTDDGDGVRFPRCSGNISVNIAQEHKLFFQPAANPFINK, encoded by the exons ATGAAGGAATTAACGAG CTTGACAAAATATGTTGACAGTGACGGTAATCTCTGCATGGTAAAGTTGAGCCTGGATGAAACTGATGTGTATTCAAACTGGGGTGATTTCAGCTTTACCATACAAAGAACTGGAACATCCAGTTTTCTTCAGATGCACCCCAACATGGTGTGGGCGGATTTTCAATCCATTATGTCGATGAAGACCAACAACGCCGTTGATGCATGTGGCGTCTCTACGCAAACGGTACTTTACTTGTATAGGAGAGGAAAGAGGGGGGGTCTTGTTGTTACGGAGTGCAAGAGAAATAGAGGGGATAAAGAGGCTAATGCGGTGACCATGGCACACTACTTTGCTAACAGTGACGATGACAAAGATATCGGGCTTTCTGTTGTTGCCAAGATTCGTGCTGCATTAAATGGAAAATTGGATGTAACTGTTGAAGGCCCTGAGCAACACCCTGCTTTTTCACTACTTCACATGTTTGATGAAGTTAATAGAACCAGGAGTTGGAAGCCTGCTATTTTCTCTCATTGTGCTGCCAACATTCGTGGTGCCAGAGAACCAGGTAACCGGCAAAATGTAAGAATAATTGACAATGGTGACTGTGAAAAGTACATGGGGGGTCCTATTGGTTGTCACATTGAAAGATATGAGGATCATAGAAGGCTTGTGCTCTCTGACAGTGAAGACATATTACCACGTCGTGCTCGTGCCCACCGGCAAAAGGCAAGAGGAATTGTCAATGGTGCAAGGCTCATGGGAAATGATCGCCGGTCAATGTTTTTGCAGCCCGAGGACGACGACACTGACGACGGCGATGGAGTTCGATTTCCACGATGTAGTGGCAACATCAGTGTTAACATTGCTCAAGAGCACAAGTTATTCTTCCAGCCTGCTGCTAATCCCTTTATCAACAAGTAA